The genomic interval ATTACCGAGCGAACAAAAATCGTAGCTTTTACCCATGTATCGAATGTAACTGGCGCTATTAGCGATGTTGCTGCTATCGTGCGCCGTGCACGACAAGTAGGGGCAGTGGTTGTACTGGATGCGTGCCAAAGCGTGCCACATCTACCCATCGATTTTCATGCTCTCGATGTAGATTTTGCTGTTTTTAGCGCCCATAAAATGTATGGACCAACTGGTGTGGGCTTCCTCTACGGTAAACGCGCTATGCTCGAAAAACTTCCTCCAGCTCAGTTTGGCGGATCCATGGTAGAACTGGCATGGCTCAATAAACCAGCCCAGTATATGGCTCCACCGGCAAAATTTGAAGCGGGCACGCAACCTGTTGCTCAAGTGGTAGCAGCTGGCGTAGCCGCACAATGGATGATGAACGTTGGAATGGACAATATTGCTCAACATGAGCGTGAACTGGTACCCGAGCTCTTAAAGCTCCAAGACATTGACCATGTTCGTATTCTAGGGCCTACCACATCGGATAATCGCATTGGTACCGTAGCCTTTGAAATTGATGATGTACATCCTCATGATGTGGGGCAGTTTATTGATTCTCGTGGCATTGCTATTCGTGTAGGACATCATTGCGCACAACCAATTCATAGGCATTTTGGAGTGTATGCTTCTAATCGCGTATCTTTAGGTGTGTATAACACTGTAGATGATATTCGTCGTTTGCATCAGGCAGTATCTGAGGTGTATGGATTCTTCCATCGTTAAGCCGTATTATCGTGGAGAAGAGTGAAAGAGGACTTCTATGTATGACGGCATGAGTAATGCTGAGTTGGAACAAATGTATCAGGAAGTGATTTTAGAAGCATCTAAAGCACCTCATGGTAAAGAACATTTCGCTGCAGATATTACAAGTTCTGGAGCGGAAAACGCTCAGAGTGCTACTGTGACGCTGAATGCCGAGCATGAATATTGCGTGACTGCACAATCACATCAATTTAATCCAACCTGTGGCG from Alloscardovia omnicolens carries:
- a CDS encoding SufS family cysteine desulfurase; amino-acid sequence: MSLNSEAIRAQFPLLHQEVHGHPLVYLDSGATAQKPESVIEAEAQFYRTINAGVHRGAHELASLSTDAYENGRYALARLVGADYGEGNDEIVVTGGATAGLNMLAHAFDHASVDGIEPFAVGAGDEIVISRAEHHSVLLPFQELARRRGATLSFLDLDEQGRIVTSAESLERVITERTKIVAFTHVSNVTGAISDVAAIVRRARQVGAVVVLDACQSVPHLPIDFHALDVDFAVFSAHKMYGPTGVGFLYGKRAMLEKLPPAQFGGSMVELAWLNKPAQYMAPPAKFEAGTQPVAQVVAAGVAAQWMMNVGMDNIAQHERELVPELLKLQDIDHVRILGPTTSDNRIGTVAFEIDDVHPHDVGQFIDSRGIAIRVGHHCAQPIHRHFGVYASNRVSLGVYNTVDDIRRLHQAVSEVYGFFHR